A stretch of DNA from Micromonospora sp. WMMD1155:
GTCGCCGCCTCCCTGTCGCAGTTCTCCCTCACCGCCCGGCTGGCCTTCCTGGTGGTCGGCCCGATGGTCGATCTGAAACTCATCTCCATGCAGGCCGGCATCTTCGGCCGGCGCTTCGCCGCCCGATTCGCGCCGGCCACCTTCACGGTCGCCGTCGCGGTCGCCGTCATCACCGGGATGGTGCTGCTGTGAACCGGATGACCCAGGCCTGCATCATGATCTTCTTTGGCGCGGCGGTCCTGCACGCCAGCGTCACGGACCTCTACCTGCGCTACGTCAAGGAAGGGCTACGACCGTTCCTCATCGCCGCCAGCCTGCTGCTGATCGCCGCCGCGGTGATGACCCTCTGGTACGAGCTGCGCCCCGCGGCTGACGTGTCCGAGGACCAGAGCGACCCCACCGGCGAGACTCGGCGGGAGGGCGCCGAGCAGCACCCGAGCGGGTCGACGGCAGACGCCGTTCACGACGAGCACGCCCACCACGAACCACGAGTCGCCTGGCTGCTCCTCCTCCCCGCTCTCGGACTGCTGCTCGTCACTCCACCCGCCCTCGGCTCGTACGCCGCCGGCCAGGCGGGCACCGCACTCACCGCCCGGCAGGACGACGACTACGACTACCCTCCCCTGCCCGCCGGCGATCCGGCGACGATCACCGTTTTCGACTACGCCGCCCGAGCCCTGTTCGACAAGGGCCGGTCGATCGGCAACCGGCGCGTCCAACTCACCGGCTTCATCACTCCGGGGCCTGACGGACAACCCATCCTCGCCCGCATGATCCTGTCCTGCTGCGCCGCCGACGGTCGCCCGGTCAAGCTCGGAATTGCCGGCAACGCGCCCAGCGGTCTGGCCGGCGACACCTGGATCCAGGTCACCGGCCGATACTCCGACCGAGTGACCCGTGACCCCATCAACGACGAAGAGATCCCCTATATCGAGGTGGAAACCTGGCGACAGGTGACCGCGCCCAAGGATCCGTACGAGTAGCCTTCCGCAGCGCCTGGCCAGGCTGTATTCATCCGCCGGCCCTCCACTCGAAGCCGTCGAGGTCGGTGAAGGTCCCGGCGCTGCTGCTGCCGATGACCAGCCGGTGTGACCCGGTGCCGTCGGGCGCGACGCCCGCGTCCTTGGCGGCCGCACGACGGCCGTACAGCGCCAGCTTGATGTTCGAGGTGGCGAACTCGACGTACTTGCGGCCGAAGCTCTTGGCCACGGTGAGGCCGCGATCGACGTAGAACCGCTTGGTCGCGGCGACGTCGTCCACTCCCAACAGGATCACGATCTCGTCGATGTGCCGGGTGGCCGGTCCGGTGTCCTTCTTCGCCGATGTCGCGATCTTCCAGATCGTGCCGTACGGGTCGCGCAGCACCCCGCCGTAACCCCAGAAACTCTTCGCGGCCGGCTTCAGTGTCGTCGCTCCACCATCGAGGGCGGTGCCGAAGAGGCTGTTGACGGTGCCCGGCTGGGACACCACGAGCGACATGGCGAAGCCACGAAAACCGGTCGTGGGTTCCTGTGAGGCGCTGACACGCAGACGGGGGCCGAGATCGAAGGCCGCGGTGTAGAAGTCCTGGGCGGGCGCCGGATCCGGGACTTCGAGCGTGACAGAGTCGATGGCGAGCATGAGTGGTCCTTTCGGGCTGCGCGGTCCGCGATCGGCAGACCGCGAAGAAGGAGAGGTGGTCGGATCTGGCGATGCTGCTGGCGGTGACGGGCTCGGACGAGCACCGTCGCTCAGCTGTCCTGGATCAGCCCCAGCACGTTCCCGTCGGGGTCGGCGACCGTGGCCACGAGGCGACCGCCGCCGACATCGTGTGCGGCCTCGGTCACTGTGGCGCCGGCGGCGCTCAGCTCGGCCAGCTTCGCGTCGATGTCCGTGACATGCCAGTAGGCCACCGGCGCGGTCAGGCCCTGCGGTCCGCCGTCCGGCACCAGGCCGATGTGCTGGCCCGCGGCATTGAAGCCGACGTAGTAGACCGACTCGTCCGTCGGCGGCACGCCGAGCAGTGCCTCGTACACCGCCGTGGACTTGGTCAGATCCGACACCGGGTGCAGCACGGTCCTGATCCCCTGCGTGGAAGAGCTCGCCATGGTCACTCCTTGGGTCGTGGGCCTCGGCCCGGTCGGTGCGTGCTCACAGCATGTCCTCGGCACGTCCCGACCGGATCCGTGGTGACCACGGAGTCGACCACGGAACCGGCTCACGTAGAGCCGTGCGACAGAATGGGGTGGTGGTTGACGTCTCCCCTCGCGAAGCCGAGGTGCTCAGGCTGGTCGGAGACCATCTCAGCAACGCGGAGATCGCAGCGCGGCTCTTCATCTCGGTGCGTACCGTCGAGACACACGTCTCCTCGCTGCTGCGCAAGCTGGAGGTCCCGGATCGCCGGGCGCTCGCCCAGCGCGTGCGTGACGCGGCTGGCAGCGGCTCCGCGTCCCAGGCGTCGGTCCTGCCGGCTCCGCTGACCTCGTTCGTCGGCCGGGTGAGCGAGCGGACCGAGTTGGCCGAGCTGATCCGGGCTCACCGTCAGGTGAGCGCGGTCGGCCCGGGGGGCGTGGGCAAGACCCGGCTCGCGCTCGCGGTGGCCGCGCAAGCCGCTGGTGACTTCCCGGACGGTGTGTGGTTCGTCGACCTGGTTCCGGTCGCCGACCCTGAGATGATCGCAGCTGCGGTCGCCGTGTCGCTCGGCCTGGGCGAGCAGCCCGGTCGGGACATGACCGAGTCCGTTCTCGCCGCGTTGGCCGACCGTCACGCGTTGCTGGTTCTCGACAACTGCGAACACGTGCTGGACGGGGTGGCGGTCTTCCTCGAGCGGCTTCTGGTGGCGTGTCCCGCGGTGACGGTGATGGCGACCAGCCGGGCACGGCTGATGGTGCCGTTCGAGCGGGTGTATCCGGTGCCG
This window harbors:
- a CDS encoding TIGR03943 family protein translates to MNRMTQACIMIFFGAAVLHASVTDLYLRYVKEGLRPFLIAASLLLIAAAVMTLWYELRPAADVSEDQSDPTGETRREGAEQHPSGSTADAVHDEHAHHEPRVAWLLLLPALGLLLVTPPALGSYAAGQAGTALTARQDDDYDYPPLPAGDPATITVFDYAARALFDKGRSIGNRRVQLTGFITPGPDGQPILARMILSCCAADGRPVKLGIAGNAPSGLAGDTWIQVTGRYSDRVTRDPINDEEIPYIEVETWRQVTAPKDPYE
- a CDS encoding VOC family protein; its protein translation is MASSSTQGIRTVLHPVSDLTKSTAVYEALLGVPPTDESVYYVGFNAAGQHIGLVPDGGPQGLTAPVAYWHVTDIDAKLAELSAAGATVTEAAHDVGGGRLVATVADPDGNVLGLIQDS
- a CDS encoding glyoxalase, which translates into the protein MLAIDSVTLEVPDPAPAQDFYTAAFDLGPRLRVSASQEPTTGFRGFAMSLVVSQPGTVNSLFGTALDGGATTLKPAAKSFWGYGGVLRDPYGTIWKIATSAKKDTGPATRHIDEIVILLGVDDVAATKRFYVDRGLTVAKSFGRKYVEFATSNIKLALYGRRAAAKDAGVAPDGTGSHRLVIGSSSAGTFTDLDGFEWRAGG